DNA from Oncorhynchus masou masou isolate Uvic2021 chromosome 5, UVic_Omas_1.1, whole genome shotgun sequence:
CCTACCATGGTCATTTCACTTGTTAATCAACCATGTTTTATCATTTTGAAATAAATATATGATTTTTGGGGGGGAAAGGGGTACATGATTGTCCATTGTATTTTACTCTATCACCATGTCAATCATATTTTAAGCTTCTTGTAAATGCAATTTACAGTAATTTATTTTGGAAGTTCGATATCGCTGACACAGAAACATAAATAACTCAAATTAGTTGGTTGTACAGTTACACACATTACATGTTTACCAGAGCACATATGCATAAGTTATAGTAATAATCTCAAACTGCAATCAAGTTACTAACAACACCAGAGAATATTGTGTCAAATGTTACACCAGACAATGCTGAATTTCCCGGGAAATATCCAGTCCGCCGAAATGTATATTATTGAAACTCCCGCCACCATGTACGTGTGTGACGTAGACACTGGCGCCCCTGACAATCGAAGATGAACCAATGAGAGCCTGGGAAATAACAAGACTGACAAATCAGACCTTAGCGGCGGGAAGTCCAGCTGACTGGGGGAGGATTTTTGAGACATTTGGCGCAAGTCTTGTTTCTTAGACTAGAGCGCGCCAGAGACACCACACGAAATCCATCAAGACGAATACTTCTTAATAACTAAAATAAGGTATCACTACCTTCAATGCATGTGTAGCATTACGCTTGATTTGACGAGATATTGTTGAATGTTTTGTCAGAATTTTAGGGGAGATATGTTGGCGAGCGAGTTGCCGTTGCGTACTGGGGGGGGTTTGGTCAATCCGTAAAGTTAAACTCGTTAGTCAGATATAAAACAGTTTGTCGAATACACCAATAAATATATGTCATGTTTTCTTTGACTGTGGTATTTTACATAATTTCAGTGTTTAATAATAGTTGTGCTGTTGGCGCCACACATGAGGACACATATTGTTGTCGCCATTGAGTCTGCAGATACAGTAGTTACTGAGAATTCACACCATTGTGATTGATGGCCCTTGTCTTTTGTGATGGGAAGTTTTTTTTTACAACCGTGCAAAGATAAAGAGTCACGCTTAACAGTAATGACATTAACTTGTGTGGAAAATACTGAAACTAATTTGATCAGGGGAGACCTGATAGCTAGGATGCATGGTAATCATTTGCTATTATGTGGTTTCGTACCTCTAACGAAATCTACTCATTTCAAATCACTCTTGATCATAAGATAATGGTTTTTCTTGCAGTCTATCTATTCATGGGTGTTGTCACAATGGCTGACCTTATCTCTTCCCCCTTTAGTCTTTTGAAACACATCTACACGCTAAGTGCTCACAGCGAAGATGCCCAGCACACGTTCCCAGGCTCAGCCCATCCTCCAGTTCCCCAGACGCAAGTCCTCCAGGGTTGACTTAAAAAGCACCAAGAGCACATCCCAGACTGAGACCCAGTCCCTCTGCTCCGTGGAGTCTCCTAAACCACAGCCccttccagagaagatccagctAATGCCCCGCTCAAGCAGGCCCGTGGCACCCAAAGGCATAACTCTGTGCCCAAGGCGGACTCCAAGAAAACCCCTCAGCCCTCGCAAACGCACAGGTATGGGATTGTGTTATTATACACAACTTTGAAAGTGTTTCACTGTCTAAAACTTTAGGTAATttgttatttattcattttttacATATTCTGTGCAACATTTAAGATGATAAACCACTTTAGGTCATTTGTGATCTTTACATATTCAGTGCAACATTTTAAACTGCTAAACCACTTTAGGTAATTTGATTTTTACAAATTCTGTGCAACATTTAAGCTGATAAACCACCATGCTCGAAACCTAAGTAATTTTTTTAAACTCTTGATGCAAACGTGACATGCTATCCGAAAGACAGACATCTTGTTTCTAACCTAACCATGCGTTTTCTGTGTGTTTCTCAGGAGATGAAAATGGCTGTAACCTCAGTGCCAACCTACTGGGCTCTCCTCCCAAACAGCCCTGTCTTAACCTGGCCTCCCCCCGCAAGCTGGGCTTTGATGAGAACTCCCCCGTTCTATCCCAGAGGAGTCTACTGACCCCCCTGTCACCAAAATGGCAGCGCCTCTCCCACCCCAGGGCCTCCCCCAGCAGACTCCATGAGACCCCCAGTGGGAGCCCATCATGTCCCCGATCAGAGAAGGCCACGGTGGTCGGCCTCTTTGCTGAAAGTAAGACATGTCTCTCTCACGTTCTCTTCCTTTTTTCCTCCCTCACGTTCTCTTCCTCGTAGCTTTTTCTCAAGTGCAAATGAAAAGCGTTAAACTCCAAAGAGAAATGTGTGcctttattttgatttgttcattATTCTAATGTTCACTTCATATAGACTTAAGGCAAACTATGaaccccttgtccctctctccatccctctccagaGTCTAAGTTCCATAGTGTGAAGCAGGCCCTCCACACGGCTGTCCCAGAGCGCCTGCTATCCCGGGAGGCTGAGAGGTCCTCAATCCGCTCCTTCCTGGAGGACAAGACCCTAAAGGCCAGCCCAGCCAGCCTCTACATCTCTGGAGCCCCCGGCACTGGCAAGACCGCTTGCCTCAACTGTGTGTTGCAGGAGATGACGGTTAGCATCACTGTTTGCATTAGTCTCCGCTTTGTTAATGATGGGTTAAttgttagcattagcctagcattggATCTGTTGCCTTGACAGGATTCAAACACTCATTAGCCTAGTGTTGGCTCTTGAGTGGATCCCAATACCTCTACCATAAGGTGCAGAATCACTTAATTCCACCCCTTGTGTACAGCCCTGAACCCTGTGTAAATTTAACCCCATTGATTTCTGTTACGTGAATTTAACTATTTCCTCTCTTGATCCAGGATGAACTGAAGGAGATTCAGACAGTGGTGATCAACTGTATGGCTCTGCGTAGCTCCCACGCCATCTTCCCCCTGCTGGCAGAGAAACTGGGGGCCTCTGGGGGCCACACTGACACCAAGTTGCAGAAACTGCTGACCAGCACGGGGCCTACTGTGTAAGTATCTAGCTACTGTGCCAAACCATAACCCGGAACTATAACTTAAATCCATGACACTTTCCGAAAGGTAAAAGTAGAGTTTTTCTTTATCCAACAACTCTGAATTTACACCGTTAAAAAAAACACATATTTGAGAAAGGAATTGCATTTTGCCGCCCGATAAGTTTGGTCTATTAgccttctttctccttctctccccagtcTTCTAGTCCTGGATGAAATGGACCAGTTGGACAGCAAGGCCCAAGATGTTCTCTACACCATCTTTGAGTGGCCGTACCTGCCCAAGTCCCGTCTCTGTCTCATTGGTAAGAACCCCCTAATATACAGTGTTAAACAATATACACTGTCTCTGGTATACACATTTTATTGGATGTTACAATGTCTAGTTAATATCTAAGGATTCATCTGAAGATTTCACCCTAAAACTTCATATACACATCTGCCCGTCTCCTATATTTAAATTCCATCCATTCAACTCTCAGCCATTTCCTCATGTGGGCTGTCGTTAGGTCTTCCTGTATGCAGGCAGGTGTAATGAAGGTGTCGTGCCATTCTAGGTATCGCCAACGCTCTGGACCTGACGGACAGGATCCTCCCCAGGCTCCAGGCCCTGCCTCGTTGTCGGCCCCAGCTGTTAcacttccctccctacagccgcCAGGAGCTCGCCGCCATTGTACAGGACAGACTCAGACATGTGTCCGGAGAGGGGTTACTAGGCGCATCGGCCGTGCAGTTTTGTGCCAGGAAGGTGTCTGCTGTGTCGGGAGACGCACGCAAAGTTCTGGATATCTGCCGGTAAGGGAATGAATTGACGAAATATCTTAAATACACTGTATTAATAATAAATAACATGTTGGTTGCAATGATGACTTCTTAGGAGACCTTTGGATTGCCCATGAAAAGAAATGTAAGATCAAATATGAGCAACTAAAAATGTGCGTTTTACTACGGCTAGTTATAAGTGGTCTCGGAGAGTTGGTATGGGAAGGGaaaagggggattcctagtcagttgtacaatttgaatgcattcaactgaaatgccTTCCGCATTCACCCCAAACCTCTCAGAATCAGGAgcgctgccttaatcgacatccatgtcttcggcgcccggggaacagtgggttaactggttgAAGTTTTGTTTGAGAACAGAAAGTGTCATGAAGCCGGTTCCTCTGTGTTACAGGAGAGCTATAGAGCTTGTGGAATCTGATGACAGAAAGGCAGCAGCAGAAACTACATCGTCTCGTGTGAGCGTGCCCCAGGTGGCCAGGGTGCTGTCGGAGGTGTATGGGGACCGCATGTCCTCGTCAGAGGGAGAGAGCTTGCCCATCCAGCAGAAACTCCTGGTCTGCTGTCTGCTACTGCTTACCCGCAACGGCAAGAACAAGGAGATCCCACTGGGCAAGGTGAGAGATGGGCACTGCATTGGTGCGAACACAGTACTACAACACAAGTTTGTAAATTGAGAGCAAACATTGTTTTTTGCTGTTAATCATTTTCTAATACACCTTgatatacaccgagtgtacaaaagaTTAAGaacgcctgctctttccatgaccctgtccaggtgaaagctatgattccttattgatgtcacttgctaaatccacttcaattagtgtagatgacggggaggagacaggttaaagaatctATTTTTTTGCCTTACACAATCCATGACTCAATTGTCTGTTTGccattgagggggaataggcaagacaaaatattgaagtgcctttgaacgggtatggtagtaggtgccagttgcaccagtttgtgtcaagaactgcaacgctgctgggtttttcacgctcagccgtttcctgtgtgtgtcaagaatggtcccaCCACCCAAAGGAGTAGAACGCATTGTAGTCAACATCTCTGTGGaaagctttcaacaccttgtagagtccatgccccgacgaattgaggggTGAAATGAGGTGCAATAttcggaaggtgttcctaatgttttgtacactcagtgtacatgcaTCATACAAGTCTAGGTAGCTAGTAAGAATTAAACGTAAACGACAGTTACAGACGTTTTCTCTTGCACTGACCTGGTTACCACTGAAAGTCATTGGGTTGCTGAAGCTTAGTACCAATTATTTCTCAAGTCTGACTCTTCTTCTTTATCCCTCAGCTCCACGAGGTGTACAGCCGTCTGTGTGCCAAGAGACAGGTGGGCGGTGTGGGCCAGGGCGAGTGCCTCTCCCTCTGCAGTCTGCTGGAGAGCCGGGGCATCTTTGCCCTGAAAAAAGCCAAGGAGGCTCGCCTCACCAAGGTTTCTCTGAAGATTGAGGAGAAGGATGTGGAGAATGCTCTGAAGGATCGCACCCTGCTGGGCAGTATCCTGACTGCTGGCCTACCATGACCGTTCACCTTTATTTGTGCCTTAATTTTGTTTGTTTTGGGATTACTTTTTTTTCTGGTGGGATGATGCATATCCAACTATGTCCTCCCTTTTCAGAACAATGGGAAATGCAGCAATTTGTTAGATTTTTATTGACAGATTAACATGGACTGGAAACATTTCAAATGGTCAGTCAAACTGACCAGCTGCTTTTAACTTGAGTTTTAATGCTTATTTATTTTTGGGGGGTGAAAACCTGATGTACATTTATGTTGTAATAAATTAATGtacaaactttaaaaaaaaaaaatgtgttgctCTTATTTTAATTCAGCAAGAGGTCTACTATTTTTTGTTAATCATGATGAATCAAAAAAAGAAACTCaaataaaaacaatgtttttGCAAACTGTCGGCATACCTATCAAAATCATTAACTTTTTAGGAAATCTAGCCTTAGTCcttattaaaaaataaattaaaggcCTGCCTGCTACTAATGAGCTTTCCGTGAAATATGCAGTGCACGAAAACGGGTGCAATGACAAAAAGTGAAAGTAAAATATTTAAGACAGCAAATCCATTGACAACCAAACAGCCGAGGGAAGCAAACAAAGGTAAATCCTTCATTAGCTGATTGAATACAGTACCCACAATCATTGTACAGTGCACTTTCAACTGTTGAAGCCGAGGTTTGAGTTTTAATTTGGAAACGGTATCAACACATCCATATTGTGAGTTCAGTTGCAATTTCTGTTTTCTCCTTTGTGGTCCATCTGAATAGCATGCTGTAGTTAAGATGCCTACTATCAGGTTGCGTTATAAAGGAAGTTTTATTTGTTATTCTGGATTCACACTTGAGCATGGGTACCTCCAAGACAGACCAGGCCTATAGCCTGCAAAATGCAATTTCCTGTAACAGAAATCTTTATTCGTAGGTTTCCGTCAGAACCAGCCTAAATGCCTGTGCTCATGACCACCTGATCTGGACAGCAATACATTTTACTCTATCCCACATGGCAGTCATATTAAATATAATACTGAACAACATGTGTATTTATAAAGATAGTAAACATGATAAATCGCCCGAACTGCGGAAAGCTGTCGTGCGAAGTTAGTGGCGATATCCTTTAACGTGTTCTACACAGTTTGTGACGGGGTGGAAATCCCATTTCAACATGGGTGAAAACTACCAACCGCCTGCTTGCCAACACTTGAAGAACATCTCAACTATAATGTAGTGCAGCTTTTATTATTCTTAGCAGTTTTCATAAGCAATGCCATATGACAAACACGGTTGACTGTATTTGCTTGGATAGTTACACTGCTGATATTCATATGAACGTGATGCATTATATAGTAAACCAAGTGGTGACCTGCCGCAACGTTGTTTTCCAAATGAAGGAGTGGGCCTTTAACTGCCTTCACAATTCTATTCTCTCTACACAGTATGAGCATACTGGCTCTAAAaggagtctctctggggagaaagCGGAGGCGGGCAGTGCCTCCAAAGAAATGTCACTCTGATGGAATTGACATTTACAATGAAGCTGGAAGGTGCGTTGTATGTATGGGACTGACAGATTCCAAACAGCATATCTATCAAAAATATTGATATTAATTGTAGAGCTCAGAAGTGATATTATATTGTAAGGCAGAAGTAGCCTGGGTACTAatctgtttgtgccatcatgtCACTCCTTGGCATACAAGGAGTGGCAAGGAATGGCGTAATGGCACCAACAGATTGGAAACCAGGCTAAGGCAGAAGATAATATTGACCGAAGatctgtctctgttgtgttgaagccaaatccagcaggagagaccagTCTCACCTgtacccagctgtctgtccatgCAAACAGACATGTCTATTGATCCTCCGTTCAACTTCATGACAGAAAATATATCTACTGATCAAAAGCCTTTCTGGTTTGTGTTCTCTTGTTCTGCTCATTTGTTTCTAATCAATATTTTGAAGCAAACAGTTAATCACCAACGTCCTGTAGTTTTATGAGTTACATTGAATGTGCTTCTTTACGGGGCCCAGCAGCAGAGACCAGTTCTGTCCACGAACAGTGACCAGTCAATGGGACATCAAGAACACTTCAGGGATGGGAACACTGGGCATGCGTAAGAATTTATCACGGTCCCCTCTTTTATCGTCTTTATGTCTCCACATTAAAGCATGGAGTCAGGACTCCCTTATGTTTGATCTTAGGTCCAAGTTCTCTGCTGACAGGATCTAAGAGGAGAGAGCCAATTCTCCTGGACCAAGCTTTGAGTCCTTTAAGAGTGACTGGTCAATGGTTCATCCTAAAACACAATTCGGGCAGGAAGGCATTTCTACTGATCAAAGGTGAGTGCTTTAGATCTTAGAGCGAGACAGACAATTGCTGTATTCCACCATGTGCCAGATACTTTCTAGGGGGGATGATGATCATCGATAAGGTAGCACTTGTGATGCGTGTTATGTCATGTGTGCAGAGACCTGCAAGAGAGATCGGAGTCAGACATTCCCCGTGGCCGGTCCACGGCAGACATGTCCTCCATATTCAAGGTGAGCTGACTCATGTCTTACAGTTTAAAAGTGAATGGATAGTTTTGTGATATCTTTGTGACCTTTAACCTCTGACTACTGTATGTAGTCTTTAAACCCCACAAGGCTCAATGACCCACCAGGAAATACAAATGATGAAATGCGATTACAGCATTAAACTTTCAGATAAATAATATTTGTTCTTTACATATTAAGTCATGTTTTTGCCTATTCCAGTTGGTTGAAGACCAAGTCATCACATTTGTAAAGAGTGAATTAAAGAAGTTCAAGAAGATTCAGAGTCCAGATCACCCAGAATGCTCTAACAGTCAGGGGAAGGGTGGTGGTGTACGGTGAAGATGAGAACCAGGAgagcagtgccagagagggggctcTGAAGATCACACTGCACATTCTGAGGAACATGAACCAGAAAGAGCTCACTGACACACTGGAGAACAGTAAGATCTTTAATATGCCCACAAACAGTTGGCTTGATGTACATAAATATGCATTAAAAGTACTATGCCTTTAATAGTATGCTTCAAAGTACATTTGTCCTTGTCATTTTCAGATCTTTTAGGTGAGCTTGCTGTGTGTCAACCTAAACT
Protein-coding regions in this window:
- the LOC135538274 gene encoding cell division control protein 6 homolog, which encodes MPSTRSQAQPILQFPRRKSSRVDLKSTKSTSQTETQSLCSVESPKPQPLPEKIQLMPRSSRPVAPKGITLCPRRTPRKPLSPRKRTGDENGCNLSANLLGSPPKQPCLNLASPRKLGFDENSPVLSQRSLLTPLSPKWQRLSHPRASPSRLHETPSGSPSCPRSEKATVVGLFAEKSKFHSVKQALHTAVPERLLSREAERSSIRSFLEDKTLKASPASLYISGAPGTGKTACLNCVLQEMTDELKEIQTVVINCMALRSSHAIFPLLAEKLGASGGHTDTKLQKLLTSTGPTVLLVLDEMDQLDSKAQDVLYTIFEWPYLPKSRLCLIGIANALDLTDRILPRLQALPRCRPQLLHFPPYSRQELAAIVQDRLRHVSGEGLLGASAVQFCARKVSAVSGDARKVLDICRRAIELVESDDRKAAAETTSSRVSVPQVARVLSEVYGDRMSSSEGESLPIQQKLLVCCLLLLTRNGKNKEIPLGKLHEVYSRLCAKRQVGGVGQGECLSLCSLLESRGIFALKKAKEARLTKVSLKIEEKDVENALKDRTLLGSILTAGLP